The following are encoded in a window of Heteronotia binoei isolate CCM8104 ecotype False Entrance Well chromosome 9, APGP_CSIRO_Hbin_v1, whole genome shotgun sequence genomic DNA:
- the AP5S1 gene encoding AP-5 complex subunit sigma-1 — MAHAFLIHSLRCRPGQEAGPCRVLYSRVFGPETLDKDGGQDPEKEHLSRKEQILAVARQTELACKLYQKASGKPLSEHSAQLPDEPISLQDAPSGVFRLQAGDPFCEDKTVLWLAVRCLGFALVCDTQENLMLAEITLRLLVKELLDHLKLLSSGSDVVLKGDKAEAILGKFLPHGQLRFLNDQFVLSLEREVAASLGK; from the exons ATGGCCCACGCGTTCCTGATCCACAGCCTTCGCTGCCGGCCGGGGCAAGAGGCGGGGCCCTGCCGAGTCCTCTACTCCAGGGTCTTCGGCCCTGAAACGCTGGACAAGGACGGAGGCCAGGACCCCGAGAAGGAGCACCTAAGCCGGAAGGAACAAATCCTGGCCGTAGCGAG GCAAACGGAGCTGGCGtgcaaattatatcagaaggcCTCTGGGAAGCCCCTCTCCGAACACAGCGCCCAACTGCCGGACGAACCCATCTCTCTGCAGGACGCGCCTTCGGGGGTCTTCCGTCTCCAGGCGGGGGACCCCTTCTGCGAGGACAAGACCGTGCTCTGGCTGGCCGTCCGCTGCCTGGGCTTCGCTCTGGTCTGCGACACGCAGGAGAACCTGATGCTGGCGGAGATCACCCTGCGGCTGCTGGTCAAGGAGCTGCTGGACCACCTCAAGCTGCTGAGCTCCGGGAGTGACGTGGTGCTGAAGGGCGACAAGGCCGAGGCCATCCTCGGCAAGTTCCTGCCGCATGGCCAGTTGCGCTTCCTGAACGACCAGTTTGTGCTCAGCCTGGAGAGGGAGGTGGCCGCCTCTCTCGGCAAATAG